In Desulfitobacterium chlororespirans DSM 11544, the following are encoded in one genomic region:
- a CDS encoding NAD(P)H-dependent glycerol-3-phosphate dehydrogenase translates to MAKIAVYGAGSWGTALAVSMGKASHDVALVGRNLSEMALMEQRRENRPYLPGVVLPPTVRPTGDVGVLEEAEMFVLSVPSHSVRETAQKIRAYLKPGTIVVNTAKGLEEGSHKRLSQVLTEELPHHPIVVLSGPSHAEEVGKGMPTTVVVASQDSQAAEAVQDMLMTPEFRVYTNPDTIGVELGGAFKNIIALCAGFADGLGFGDNTKAALMTRGIAEITRLGAAMGGNPLTFAGLAGVGDLIVTCTSRHSRNHRAGVALGEGKPLAQVLKEVGMVVEGVRTTRVAYELSRQYAISMPITEQAYQVLFQGADPRAAVSALMMRGKKHEIEEVALIAMEQGSYQDNGLDGQDM, encoded by the coding sequence TTGGCTAAAATAGCTGTCTATGGTGCAGGCAGTTGGGGAACAGCCCTGGCCGTTTCTATGGGTAAAGCAAGTCATGATGTTGCCTTAGTGGGGCGCAATCTCAGTGAGATGGCTCTCATGGAGCAGAGACGTGAAAACCGGCCTTATCTGCCGGGGGTGGTGCTGCCCCCAACAGTGCGCCCCACAGGGGACGTAGGGGTGCTTGAGGAAGCGGAAATGTTTGTGCTCAGTGTACCCTCCCATAGCGTACGGGAGACAGCCCAAAAGATCAGGGCCTATCTTAAACCGGGAACCATCGTTGTGAACACGGCCAAAGGGCTGGAGGAAGGAAGTCACAAGCGGCTTTCTCAGGTATTGACGGAAGAACTTCCCCATCACCCGATCGTGGTCCTGTCCGGCCCCAGCCATGCCGAAGAAGTAGGCAAGGGTATGCCGACCACCGTTGTGGTGGCTTCTCAGGACAGTCAGGCTGCGGAAGCCGTCCAGGATATGCTGATGACTCCTGAATTCCGTGTTTACACCAATCCGGATACCATCGGTGTGGAATTGGGAGGAGCTTTTAAAAATATTATTGCTCTGTGTGCCGGCTTTGCCGACGGCTTAGGCTTTGGAGATAATACCAAGGCCGCCCTGATGACCCGGGGGATTGCCGAGATTACCCGCTTAGGCGCGGCCATGGGCGGGAATCCTCTGACCTTTGCCGGTTTGGCCGGAGTGGGGGATCTTATTGTGACCTGCACCAGCCGGCATAGCCGCAATCATCGGGCCGGGGTTGCTTTAGGCGAGGGTAAACCTTTGGCGCAAGTCCTCAAAGAGGTGGGTATGGTGGTAGAGGGCGTTCGCACCACCCGCGTTGCCTATGAGCTGAGCCGTCAGTATGCAATCTCCATGCCCATCACAGAACAGGCTTACCAGGTTCTTTTTCAGGGTGCCGATCCCAGGGCGGCAGTATCCGCTCTGATGATGAGAGGCAAAAAGCACGAGATTGAAGAAGTGGCTCTGATTGCCATGGAACAGGGCTCTTATCAGGATAACGGTTTGGACGGTCAGGATATGTAA
- the plsY gene encoding glycerol-3-phosphate 1-O-acyltransferase PlsY, translating into MWEYAIFIIAYLLGAIPFAYLAGRYKGMDVRKHGSGNIGTTNAFRLLGAKLGVLVLLGDALKGALAAYLGYRFFGPWGGIAAGLLAMAGHSWNPFFGFKPSGKGVAAGFGIILVLMPKITVIAIILFVLVVFFTRYVSVGSVLAALTVGILVFLFNEPMAYKVFAVIAVSGVVIRHRTNIQRVLKGTENKFNLKR; encoded by the coding sequence ATGTGGGAATACGCGATATTTATTATCGCTTATCTGTTGGGGGCCATTCCTTTTGCTTATTTGGCAGGCCGCTATAAAGGCATGGACGTGCGCAAGCATGGCAGCGGGAATATAGGAACCACCAACGCTTTTCGTTTGCTGGGGGCCAAACTGGGGGTTCTCGTCCTCTTGGGGGATGCTTTAAAGGGAGCCCTGGCTGCCTATTTGGGCTATCGTTTTTTTGGCCCCTGGGGGGGGATTGCAGCCGGATTATTGGCTATGGCCGGGCACAGCTGGAATCCCTTTTTCGGCTTTAAGCCCAGTGGCAAAGGGGTGGCCGCGGGCTTTGGGATCATTCTCGTTTTGATGCCCAAGATTACGGTTATTGCCATTATCCTCTTTGTTTTGGTTGTCTTTTTTACCCGTTATGTTTCCGTGGGGTCAGTGTTGGCTGCCTTAACCGTGGGAATTCTCGTTTTTCTTTTTAATGAGCCGATGGCTTATAAAGTGTTTGCTGTAATCGCTGTCAGCGGAGTGGTGATTCGTCACCGGACCAATATCCAAAGAGTTCTTAAGGGAACGGAAAATAAGTTTAACCTAAAGCGATAG
- the der gene encoding ribosome biogenesis GTPase Der, translated as MSKPVVAIVGRPNVGKSTLFNRLAGGLVAIVENRPGVTRDRLYRDSEWLGRKFTIIDTGGIEFVNENTPISAQMRRQAEIAIEEADVIVFVIDAQISPTPDDDMIAQTLRRSGKPVILAANKVENFAKTELYEFYNLGLGEPVPISAVHGMNIGDLLDEVVAHFPENIEEEVDPDTIRIAVVGRPNVGKSSLVNTLLGEERVIVSNIPGTTRDAIDSAFEHDGKHYIIIDTAGMRRKGRIEELTEQYSVSRSLRAVDRSDVILMLLDAGEGVTEQDKKIAGYAHEAGKGIVLVVNKWDLIEKDDKTMNRFEKDIREELGFMQYAPTLFISAKTGQRVTKLLDLVDFVAEQNSTRVATATLNTLVREWVHLNPPPTDKGRRLKVLYATQVGVKPPTFVFFVNDHELMHFSYRRYLENQLRASFGFEGSPIRMIVRQKDEERE; from the coding sequence GTGAGTAAACCAGTTGTAGCTATTGTGGGAAGACCTAATGTAGGAAAGTCAACCCTGTTTAACCGCTTGGCAGGGGGGCTTGTGGCCATCGTGGAGAACCGGCCCGGTGTGACACGGGACCGGCTTTATCGGGATTCTGAGTGGTTAGGGCGTAAATTTACAATTATTGATACGGGGGGTATTGAATTTGTTAATGAAAACACCCCCATAAGCGCACAAATGCGCCGTCAGGCGGAGATTGCTATCGAAGAGGCAGATGTAATCGTCTTTGTGATCGATGCCCAGATTTCGCCGACTCCCGATGATGATATGATTGCTCAAACCTTAAGGCGATCAGGAAAGCCGGTTATTTTAGCCGCTAACAAAGTGGAGAATTTCGCTAAAACGGAGCTCTATGAGTTTTATAACCTGGGCTTAGGGGAACCCGTCCCGATTTCGGCAGTTCATGGCATGAATATCGGCGATTTGCTGGATGAGGTGGTTGCCCATTTTCCTGAGAACATTGAGGAAGAGGTGGACCCGGATACCATCCGGATCGCTGTTGTCGGCCGTCCCAATGTGGGGAAATCTTCTTTAGTGAACACCCTGCTGGGAGAAGAGCGGGTGATTGTCAGCAATATTCCCGGTACTACCCGGGATGCCATCGATTCTGCCTTTGAGCATGATGGCAAGCATTATATCATTATCGATACGGCCGGTATGAGAAGAAAGGGCCGCATTGAAGAATTAACGGAGCAATACAGCGTCTCCCGCTCTTTGCGTGCCGTGGATCGTTCCGATGTGATTCTGATGCTGCTCGATGCCGGTGAAGGGGTTACGGAACAGGATAAGAAGATTGCTGGATATGCCCATGAGGCGGGCAAAGGGATCGTCTTAGTGGTCAATAAATGGGATCTGATTGAAAAAGATGATAAGACCATGAACCGCTTTGAAAAGGATATCCGGGAGGAATTGGGCTTTATGCAATATGCCCCGACTCTCTTTATCTCAGCCAAAACGGGGCAGCGGGTCACTAAGCTTTTGGATTTAGTAGATTTTGTGGCCGAGCAGAATTCGACCCGTGTGGCGACAGCTACTCTGAATACCTTAGTGAGAGAGTGGGTCCATCTCAATCCCCCTCCGACGGATAAGGGACGGCGTTTAAAGGTTCTTTATGCCACCCAGGTGGGAGTGAAACCACCGACTTTTGTCTTCTTTGTCAATGATCATGAGTTAATGCATTTTTCTTATCGCAGATATTTGGAAAATCAGCTGCGCGCCAGCTTTGGGTTTGAGGGTTCACCGATTCGGATGATTGTGAGACAAAAGGATGAAGAGAGGGAATAA
- a CDS encoding DUF512 domain-containing protein, producing the protein MTNLVQGLVVAAVHAGSIAEEMEIECGDQILSIDGQEIEDIIDFQYLTAEDEFTLLLEKAGGELWELEIERSYGEELGLEVQAVSPHGLKLCRNNCIFCFVAQMPQGMRASLYDKDDDYRLSLTQGSFITLSNLDEDEFERILKFHLSPLYISVHAWDAEARVRLMKNPRAGDLSSQLKRLAEAGIQIHSQIVLVPGYNDGGVLEQTVHELGNLHPSVQSIAVVPVGLTKHRANLPDLRPFTPEEAWGILAKGEVWQKEYRRKTGRSLVYFSDEFYASAGRDYPSIEIYDDFAQLENGVGMASKFRQEFDHALQSLPPAIPQRKVHLITGVSAAPFFEDLLKKLKPIEGLTIERHTIINSFFGPTVTVAGLLTAQDIAGHIGNIKGEIFLIPRVMLKADEEVFLDDRSVEWLAEELQGIPLVVENQGRAFLEAVTGLDLEGEDCE; encoded by the coding sequence GAGATGGAGATAGAATGTGGTGATCAGATCCTTTCCATTGATGGACAGGAGATTGAGGATATTATTGACTTTCAGTATTTAACCGCTGAAGATGAATTTACCTTGCTGCTGGAAAAGGCCGGTGGAGAGCTTTGGGAACTGGAGATTGAACGGTCCTACGGCGAGGAATTGGGCTTAGAGGTTCAGGCTGTGAGCCCCCACGGTTTAAAGTTATGCCGGAACAATTGTATCTTCTGTTTTGTAGCCCAGATGCCCCAAGGAATGAGAGCCAGCCTCTATGATAAAGATGATGATTACCGCCTTTCCCTGACCCAAGGGAGCTTTATCACCCTCTCCAACTTAGATGAGGATGAGTTTGAGAGGATCCTTAAGTTCCATCTTAGCCCCTTATATATTTCGGTTCACGCCTGGGATGCCGAAGCCCGGGTCCGCCTGATGAAGAATCCCAGGGCAGGTGATTTATCCTCTCAATTAAAGCGGCTTGCCGAGGCGGGGATCCAAATTCATTCCCAAATCGTTTTGGTACCAGGTTATAATGATGGAGGGGTGCTTGAGCAGACCGTACATGAGCTGGGAAACCTTCACCCCTCGGTACAATCCATCGCGGTGGTGCCTGTAGGTTTAACAAAGCATCGGGCAAATCTGCCGGATTTACGCCCTTTTACTCCTGAGGAAGCCTGGGGCATTTTAGCCAAGGGTGAAGTATGGCAAAAGGAATACCGCCGGAAAACAGGTCGCAGTCTGGTGTATTTTTCCGACGAATTCTATGCTTCGGCAGGACGGGACTATCCATCTATAGAGATCTATGATGATTTCGCCCAGTTGGAAAACGGTGTGGGCATGGCCAGCAAATTCCGCCAGGAATTCGATCATGCTCTGCAAAGTCTTCCCCCTGCCATCCCGCAACGTAAGGTACACTTAATTACCGGGGTGTCGGCAGCTCCTTTTTTTGAGGATTTGCTAAAAAAGTTAAAGCCTATTGAAGGTTTGACCATAGAACGTCATACTATTATTAATAGTTTCTTTGGCCCCACGGTGACCGTGGCAGGCTTGTTGACAGCTCAGGATATTGCCGGGCATATAGGTAATATTAAAGGAGAGATTTTTTTAATTCCACGGGTGATGCTTAAAGCAGATGAAGAGGTATTTCTGGATGATCGAAGCGTGGAATGGCTGGCTGAAGAGCTGCAGGGGATACCTCTGGTGGTTGAGAACCAGGGGAGAGCTTTCCTGGAAGCAGTGACCGGATTGGATTTGGAGGGTGAAGATTGTGAGTAA